A genomic region of Denticeps clupeoides chromosome 17, fDenClu1.1, whole genome shotgun sequence contains the following coding sequences:
- the ldha gene encoding L-lactate dehydrogenase A chain, which translates to MASTKEKLICHVMKENPVGCQNKVTVVGVGMVGMASAISILLKELCDELALVDVMEDKLKGEAMDLQHGMLFLRTHKIVADKDYSVTANSKVVVVTAGARQQEGESRLNLVQRNVNIFKFIIPNIVKYSPNCILLVVSNPVDILTYVAWKLSGLPRHRVIGSGTNLDSARFRHLMGEKLTLHPSSCHGWVIGEHGDSSVPVWSGVNVAGVSLQGINPDMGTDKDKEDWKSVHKMVVDSAYEVIKLKGYTSWAIGMSVADLVESIQKNLHKVHPVSTLVQGMHGVKDEVFLSVPCVLGNSGLTDVVHMTLKPEEEKQLIKSAETLWGVQKELAL; encoded by the exons ATGGCGTCAACAAAGGAGAAGCTTATCTGCCATGTGATGAAGGAGAACCCTGTGGGCTGCCAGAATAAAGTGACTGTTGTTGGTGTGGGCATGGTTGGCATGGCCTCTGCCATCAGCATCCTCCTGAAG GAGCTGTGTGATGAGCTGGCTCTGGTGGACGTGATGGAGGATAAGCTGAAAGGCGAGGCCATGGATCTCCAGCACGGAATGCTGTTCCTGCGCACGCACAAGATTGTGGCTGACAAAG ACTACAGTGTGACAGCCAACTCCAAGGTTGTGGTGGTGACGGCCGGGGCTCGTCAGCAGGAGGGAGAGAGCCGTCTGAACCTGGTTCAGCGTAACGTCAACATCTTCAAGTTCATCATCCCCAACATTGTCAAGTACAGCCCCAACTGCATCCTTCTTGTCGTCTCCAATCCAG TCGACATCCTGACCTATGTTGCCTGGAAGTTGAGCGGCCTGCCCCGGCACCGTGTCATTGGCAGCGGAACCAACCTGGATTCTGCCCGTTTCCGTCACCTGATGGGGGAGAAGCTGACTCTGCACCCCTCCAGCTGCCATGGCTGGGTCATCGGAGAGCACGGAGACTCAAGTG TGCCTGTGTGGAGTGGTGTGAATGTAGCTGGCGTGTCCCTGCAGGGCATCAACCCAGACATGGGCACAGACAAAGACAAGGAGGACTGGAAGAGTGTGCACAAGATGGTGGTTGACAG TGCTTATGAGGTTATCAAGCTGAAGGGCTACACCTCCTGGGCCATCGGCATGTCTGTGGCTGACTTGGTGGAGTCCATCCAGAAGAATCTGCACAAGGTGCACCCTGTGTCCACCTTGGTCCAG GGCATGCATGGTGTGAAGGATGAGGTGTTCCTCAGTGTGCCCTGCGTCCTGGGCAACAGCGGCCTGACCGACGTGGTTCACATGACCCTGAAGCCAGAGGAGGAGAAGCAGCTGATTAAGAGTGCAGAGACCCTGTGGGGTGTGCAGAAGGAACTGGCCTTATGA
- the tsg101a gene encoding tumor susceptibility 101a: MAVVNESALKKSLKQYKYRDLTVREITNVMSQYKDLKPMMDAYVFNDGSTRDLMSLTGTVPVSYRGNVYNIPVCLWLLDTYPFNPPICFVKPTSAMMIKTGKHIDANGKIYLPYLHEWKHPQSDLYGLIQVMIVVFGEEPPVFSRPTTQPAYQPFQPTGPPNQSYISGMPAVSPYGPTPNPGGYPGYAYPGGNSYPSTAGPTHYTSQTPATTVGPSRDATIGEDTIRASLISAVSDKLRWRMKEEMDRAQAELDALKRTEEDLKKGHQKLEEMVTRLDQEVTEVDRNIDLLKRKDEELSEALEKMENQSENNDIDDVIVPTAPLYKQILNLYAEENAIEDTIFYLGEALRRGVIDLEVFLKHVRLLSRKQFQLRALMQKARKTAGLSDLY, translated from the exons ATGGCAGTTGTCAACGAAAGTGCACTTAAGAAGAGTCTTAAG CAATACAAATACAGGGACCTGACTGTACGGGAGATAACCAACGTAATGTCACAGTACAAGGACCTGAAGCCCATGATGGATGCTTACG TGTTTAATGATGGGTCGACTAGAGACTTGATGAGTTTGACTGGAACCGTACCCGTCAGCTACAGAG GTAACGTGTACAATATTCCAGTGTGTCTGTGGCTGCTTGACACCTATCCCTTCAACCCACCCATCTGTTTTGTGAAGCCCACAAGCGCCATGATGATCAAGACCGGAAAACACATTGATGCCAATGGCAAGATTTACTTGCCCTACCTTCATGAGTGGAAACAT CCTCAGTCCGACCTATATGGGCTTATCCAGGTAATGATTGTAGTGTTTGGAGAGGAGCCTCCTGTGTTTTCACGACCCACTACTCAACCAGCTTACCAGCCCTTCCAACCTACAGGCCCTCCTAACC AGTCCTACATTTCTGGTATGCCAGCTGTGTCTCCCTATGGGCCAACACCAAACCCTGG TGGGTATCCAGGCTACGCTTATCCTGGTGGAAACTCATATCCCTCTACAGCTGGCCCTACACATTACACCTCACAGACCCCTGCAACAACTGTGG GTCCAAGCCGTGATGCCACCATAGGTGAGGACACCATCCGAGCATCACTCATCTCCGCTGTGAGTGATAAGCTGCGCTGGAGAATGAAGGAGGAGATGGACAGAGCCCAGGCTGAGCTGGATGCCTTGAAGAGGACAGAGGAGGATCTGAAGAAAGGTCATCAAAAGCTAGAAGAGATGGTGACCCGTCTGGACCAGGAAGTG ACTGAGGTGGATCGAAACATAGACCTCCTGAAGAGGAAAGACGAGGAGCTCAGTGAAGCtctggagaagatggagaaccAGTCTGAGAACAATGACATCGATGACGTGATTGTGCCTACTGCGCCTCTGTACAAGCAGATCCTGAACCTCTATGCTGAAGAGAATGCCATCGAGGACACAATCTTCTACCTTGGCGAGGCGCTGCGCCGTGGAGTCATAGACCTGGAGGTCTTTCTCAag CATGTGCGACTTCTGTCCCGTAAGCAATTCCAGCTGCGTGCACTGATGCAGAAGGCGCGCAAGACTGCCGGCCTGAGTGACCTCTACTGA